A window from Dromaius novaehollandiae isolate bDroNov1 chromosome 1, bDroNov1.hap1, whole genome shotgun sequence encodes these proteins:
- the RIPK4 gene encoding receptor-interacting serine/threonine-protein kinase 4 isoform X1, translating into MRFSCLLETFLDSSAWLSEEISDFGLAKCNGLSHSHDLSMDGLCGTIAYLPPERIKEKNRCFDTKHDVYSFSIVIWGVLTQKKPFAEENNILHIMVKVVKGHRPELPAVSKSRPHSCNNLIKLMQKCWQDDPGERPTFQEITSETEALCEKPEDETKEVLSQDLDTKSSPEQQSEGTAALSQAKQEPVAASVKDYSLSELLSQLDSGISQTMEVPEDLSRSSSESKLASNDNKRLSGVSSVDSAFSSRGSLSLSFERETSGNDIGTTDIQKRKLTEAILSGDTSKLMKILQPQDVDIVLDGNSSLLHVAVEAGQEECVKWLLLYNANPNLTNNKGSTPLHIAIEKKVKSIVELIMARKINVNAKDEDQWTALHFAAQNGDEFSTKMLLDKNASLNEVDFEGRAPIHIACQYGQENIVRILLRRGVNVDIKGKDDWVPLHYAAWQGHLPLVKLLAKQPGANVNVQTMDGRTSLHLAAQRGHYRVARLLIDLESDVNIRNALLQTALHVAAETGHTSTSRLLLKHGADIEAQTAEGCSALHLASRSGHLATTKLLIDGRANVLARGPLNRTALHLAAENGHSEVVEELVSSGNINVSDNEGFTALHLAARGGHTKTVEVLLKHGALQRPTFQSPLQLTQQSSKSSVTVLLSET; encoded by the exons ATTCCCATGACCTTAGCATGGATGGCTTGTGTGGCACAATTGCATACCTCCCTCCAGAacgcattaaagaaaaaaacaggtgtTTTGACACCAAACATGATGTGTACAG cttttcCATTGTGATTTGGGGAGTTCTTACACAGAAAAAGCCTTTTGCAG AGGAAAACAACATTTTACATATTATGGTAAAAGTAGTTAAAGGCCACCGCCCAGAGCTACCTGCTGTTTCCAAATCCAGGCCTCATTCATGTAATAACTTGATCAAACTGATGCAAAAATGTTGGCAAGATGATCCTGGTGAACGGCCAACATTTCAAG AAATCACTTCAGAAACAGAGGCCCTTTGTGAAAAACCGGAAGATGAAACCAAAGAAGTGCTGTCTCAGGACCTGGACACCAAGAGTTCCCCAGAGCAGCAGTCtgag GGAACGGCTGCACTATCCCAGGCAAAACAGGAGCCTGTTGCAGCATCAGTTAAGGATTACAGTCTTTCAGAATTGTTGTCCCAGCTGGATTCAGGGATTTCTCAGACTATGGAAGTCCCTGAGGATCTCAGCCGCAGTTCTTCTGAGTCCAAACTTGCGTCCAATGACAATAAGCGGCTTTCAGGAGTTTCATCTGTAGATTCAGCTTTTTCATCTAGAggctccctttccctttcctttgaaAGGGAGACTTCAGGAAATG ATATTGGAACTACAGACATACAGAAGAGGAAGCTAACAGAGGCCATTTTATCTGGAGACACCAGCAAGCTGATGAAGATCCTCCAGCCTCAAGATGTTGATATTGTTTTAGATGGGAACTCCAGTCTCTTGCACGTGGCTGTTGAAGCTGGTCAAGAAGAATGTGTCAAATGGCTCCTCCTGTACAATGCTAACCCTAACCTCACCAACAATAAAGGATCCACCCCTCTTCACATAGCCATTGAGAAGAAAGTGAAAAGCATTGTGGAGCTGATTATGGCAAGGAAAATTAATGTTAATGCCAAAGATGAGGATCAGTGGACTGCTCTTCACTTTGCTGCCCAGAATGGGGATGAGTTCAGCACCAAAATGCTGCTTGATAAGAATGCATCCTTAAATGAGGTAGATTTTGAAGGCAGAGCCCCCATCCACATAGCCTGTCAGTACGGCCAAGAGAATATCGTGCGGATCCTGCTGAGAAGAGGCGTTAATGTGGATATCAAAGGAAAGGATGACTGGGTGCCACTGCACTATGCTGCCTGGCAAGGTCATCTTCCCCTTGTAAAGCTTCTGGCCAAACAGCCAGGTGCAAACGTGAATGTGCAGACCATGGATGGGAGGACCTCCCTGCACTTGGCTGCTCAGCGAGGACACTACCGAGTCGCTCGCCTTCTCATAGACCTGGAGTCAGACGTCAACATAAGGAATGCGCTTTTGCAGACTGCTCTCCACGTAGCTGCCGAAACGGGCCACACAAGCACATCGAGGCTGCTGCTTAAACATGGTGCAGACATTGAGGCACAAACAGCAGAAGGATGTTCTGCTCTGCACCTGGCATCTCGCAGCGGCCATTTAGCAACAACAAAGTTGTTGATAGATGGAAGGGCCAATGTTCTAGCCAGAGGCCCTTTAAACAGGACAGCATTACATCTTGCTGCAGAAAACGGGCACTCTGAAGTAGTAGAGGAACTTGTCAGTTCAGGAAACATCAATGTTTCTGACAATGAAGGGTTCACAGCTCTTCATCTGGCTGCAAGAGGAGGCCACACAAAAACAGTTGAGGTTCTTCTGAAGCATGGGGCGCTGCAAAGACCCACATTTCAGTCCCCACTGCAGCTCACTCAGCAGAGCAGTAAAAGCTCAGTTACTGTGTTGTTAAGTGAGACTTAA